A portion of the Ferrimonas lipolytica genome contains these proteins:
- a CDS encoding FAD-binding protein has product MSNKKSQEQQAVDQYTASVLQNGISRRSFLSRAALGTGAVAVGGISATAQAAPATAVEVANIGGASLGFLPKPQTILDSQIASTKTFDVVVVGAGASGVPAALSAHENGAKVAVLQKQSIIVSQGNTGSGLDLKKSDKAGVEALVNRLMADSAHRCSPELLREWAYNSGEAVSWVIDRTKKGGGQIVDQGTGPQHGIHGITEYPLNFVTSYCGPKPYTTGDGMRDLGKYAAKQGVEFFFQTPAQQLIQDASGRVIGVIARDAEGKYHKFMANKGVILASGDYQNNKAMCDFFIPDLKNFERKQMDRTGDGFSMAYWAGGVIEPVGHTKMLHDFDAGPASMCDMPFLAVNRSGERFVNETVAMSLMNNYLRDEHNAGHYSQVFDSNYMEQAKDWPGRLYSPEEMRKYMPDDPTPKKGVYASQTNTHVADTLEELAEKLECDPKTFVANVKRYNELCKTGKDDDFGKPKSKMAPVLKPPFYGIHRRMRISTLCSGMLVNKNHQAINSEGELIDGLFVIGNMAAGFYGGVDYPLTVFGLSLGRCYTFGYLAGKYVAKL; this is encoded by the coding sequence ATGAGTAACAAAAAATCTCAGGAACAACAGGCTGTTGATCAGTACACTGCCAGTGTCCTGCAAAATGGTATCTCCCGCCGTAGCTTCCTATCTCGCGCTGCACTTGGTACTGGTGCTGTCGCTGTAGGTGGCATTAGCGCCACTGCACAAGCGGCACCTGCCACCGCAGTTGAAGTGGCTAATATTGGCGGCGCTAGCTTGGGCTTCTTGCCTAAGCCACAAACAATTTTAGATTCCCAAATCGCATCGACCAAGACCTTCGACGTCGTGGTTGTAGGTGCGGGTGCATCTGGTGTTCCTGCAGCTCTTTCGGCACATGAAAATGGTGCCAAAGTTGCGGTACTGCAAAAGCAATCCATCATCGTGTCCCAAGGGAATACCGGTTCTGGCCTCGACTTAAAGAAAAGCGACAAAGCCGGTGTTGAAGCGTTGGTTAACCGTTTAATGGCCGACAGCGCACACCGCTGCAGCCCAGAACTGCTGCGTGAATGGGCTTACAACTCTGGTGAAGCGGTTTCCTGGGTTATTGACCGTACCAAGAAAGGCGGCGGCCAAATCGTTGACCAAGGTACCGGCCCACAGCATGGTATCCACGGTATTACCGAATACCCGTTGAACTTTGTAACCTCCTACTGCGGCCCTAAGCCATACACCACCGGTGACGGCATGCGCGATCTGGGTAAGTACGCAGCCAAGCAAGGGGTAGAGTTCTTCTTCCAAACACCAGCACAGCAATTGATTCAAGATGCTTCCGGTCGAGTTATTGGCGTTATCGCGCGCGATGCCGAGGGCAAATATCACAAATTCATGGCTAACAAAGGCGTGATCCTGGCCTCTGGTGACTACCAGAACAACAAAGCAATGTGTGATTTCTTCATTCCAGACCTGAAGAACTTTGAGCGCAAGCAAATGGATCGTACCGGCGATGGTTTTTCCATGGCGTACTGGGCAGGTGGTGTAATTGAGCCGGTTGGCCATACCAAGATGCTGCACGACTTTGATGCAGGCCCTGCATCCATGTGTGACATGCCTTTCCTAGCGGTTAACCGCAGTGGTGAGCGTTTCGTGAACGAAACCGTAGCCATGTCATTGATGAACAACTACCTGCGTGATGAGCACAATGCCGGCCATTACTCACAGGTGTTTGACTCTAACTACATGGAACAAGCCAAAGACTGGCCAGGTCGCCTCTACTCTCCGGAGGAGATGCGCAAATACATGCCGGACGATCCGACCCCGAAAAAAGGCGTTTACGCTTCGCAAACCAACACCCATGTTGCCGATACGCTCGAAGAGTTGGCTGAAAAACTAGAGTGTGATCCGAAGACTTTTGTCGCCAACGTTAAGCGCTACAACGAGCTGTGTAAAACCGGTAAGGATGACGATTTCGGCAAGCCTAAATCGAAGATGGCGCCGGTACTGAAGCCACCGTTCTACGGCATCCACCGCCGCATGCGTATCTCTACCTTGTGTTCCGGCATGCTGGTTAATAAAAACCACCAGGCGATCAACTCTGAAGGTGAGCTAATCGATGGCTTGTTTGTTATCGGCAACATGGCCGCGGGTTTCTACGGCGGTGTGGATTACCCACTGACGGTATTCGGTCTATCACTAGGCCGCTGTTACACCTTCGGTTACTTGGCTGGTAAATACGTCGCCAAGCTGTAA
- a CDS encoding cytochrome c3 family protein, with protein sequence MNKFKLHNLVLSIALCVCANQAVAADASLLDETHATMGMTCVDCHGEADRQPVVTAKCTECHDVADLAEATAVTPSVTATNPHDHRHNGTATNCNACHNVHKPSVNVCGDCHLRFELVVP encoded by the coding sequence ATGAACAAATTTAAACTGCACAATCTGGTGCTCTCTATTGCGCTATGTGTGTGCGCAAACCAAGCAGTGGCGGCTGATGCCAGCTTACTTGATGAAACCCATGCCACCATGGGCATGACATGTGTTGACTGTCATGGTGAGGCAGATCGTCAACCTGTTGTCACTGCCAAGTGTACCGAGTGTCACGATGTAGCCGACTTGGCTGAAGCCACTGCCGTTACCCCAAGCGTAACTGCAACTAATCCGCACGACCATCGCCACAATGGTACCGCCACCAACTGTAACGCTTGCCATAACGTGCACAAGCCATCAGTCAATGTGTGCGGTGATTGCCACTTACGCTTCGAACTTGTGGTGCCTTAG
- a CDS encoding OprD family outer membrane porin, whose protein sequence is MNKTIISALVMSALTAPAFAADSVSNIFSDGSLKGQFQLFDFQRDFDGETTDRRDTSFGGLFYYRSGEAEGISFGGAFASANPIWENSDAVYGLVAGPVGQQGDREAVNRLQEYFVSGNWFDTKVTVGAQELFTPMMSIFPLRAIPFTYRGASIKNTSVDNLAITGLYIEDYMGWTNDEFADLADGVAGEFARKGVMVDVEDSPMYGLGLDYTIPTDVVKAKTSLWFYTMDDVYEQYHIKLNLSGDIGDVNWYFKPSYLKQDSTGKLDQTAASFDTYQAGFHLGMKWQGFDATVKYVQTGDDDVLTPFGDEKVIIQQVIQSARADEDAYGAQLAYRFAPNTALDGVSAYVNYAKYEIDNAQDDIDETDFSVRYNMNKWVDGLSVRARYAIVNQDSGDDLTDMRFYVYYKFAI, encoded by the coding sequence ATGAACAAGACCATTATTTCGGCTCTGGTGATGAGTGCCCTTACTGCCCCAGCCTTTGCCGCTGATTCAGTTAGCAACATATTTTCCGATGGTTCATTAAAGGGACAATTTCAGTTATTCGACTTCCAGCGCGACTTTGATGGCGAAACAACCGATCGTCGTGACACCTCATTTGGTGGCCTGTTTTACTACCGCTCAGGCGAGGCCGAAGGCATCAGCTTTGGTGGTGCTTTTGCATCTGCCAACCCTATCTGGGAAAACAGCGATGCCGTTTACGGGTTAGTGGCCGGACCGGTAGGACAACAAGGCGATCGAGAGGCGGTAAACCGTTTACAAGAGTACTTTGTTAGCGGCAACTGGTTTGACACCAAGGTAACCGTTGGTGCTCAAGAGCTATTCACACCAATGATGAGCATCTTCCCATTACGCGCCATTCCGTTTACCTATCGGGGTGCGAGCATCAAAAACACCTCCGTCGATAATTTAGCCATCACCGGCTTATATATCGAAGACTACATGGGGTGGACCAATGACGAATTTGCGGATTTAGCAGATGGTGTTGCCGGTGAGTTTGCTCGTAAAGGCGTTATGGTCGACGTTGAAGACAGCCCAATGTACGGACTCGGGCTCGATTACACCATTCCAACTGATGTGGTTAAAGCCAAGACCAGCCTATGGTTCTACACCATGGACGACGTTTATGAGCAGTACCATATCAAGCTGAACTTAAGCGGTGATATTGGTGACGTTAACTGGTACTTCAAACCTTCATACCTCAAGCAAGACTCTACCGGTAAGCTCGATCAAACCGCTGCTAGCTTCGACACCTACCAAGCTGGTTTCCACCTAGGTATGAAATGGCAAGGCTTTGATGCCACCGTAAAATACGTTCAAACCGGCGATGATGATGTTCTTACTCCGTTTGGCGATGAGAAGGTAATCATTCAACAGGTTATCCAATCCGCTCGCGCAGACGAAGATGCTTACGGAGCGCAGTTGGCTTACCGCTTTGCTCCTAACACCGCCTTAGACGGCGTTAGTGCTTACGTAAACTATGCCAAATATGAGATAGATAACGCTCAAGACGACATTGACGAAACTGACTTCTCTGTTCGCTACAACATGAACAAGTGGGTCGATGGCCTAAGTGTAAGAGCGCGTTACGCCATTGTTAACCAGGACAGCGGTGACGACCTGACCGATATGCGCTTCTACGTTTATTACAAGTTCGCTATCTAA
- a CDS encoding helix-turn-helix transcriptional regulator has translation MDRNNTIEFEEDNPSINREEIEQALSDFASANGLTDLFYCYDICANTEINQNDDPDKLCNRFKKRARIFFSSENGRDYFKTVIIGYVLKDRHLRAKFEKKLFQRNYVRECVCAYDKLAGGASKTEELHENFGYQKKFELVMPCPRNSHFFARFIIMTSNHDMDEAGVLRELKPKLVELHKDFANQYISSINPVIDYQYIKANSLRVLESLAKGLSRKEAAEKLYLTVRGIDYHIELMKTALAAPNIPNAIYKACALSLIR, from the coding sequence ATGGACCGTAATAACACGATCGAATTCGAAGAAGATAATCCATCAATTAACCGAGAGGAAATTGAACAAGCGCTATCTGACTTCGCATCAGCAAACGGCCTTACTGATCTATTTTATTGCTACGATATTTGCGCCAACACTGAAATTAATCAAAACGACGATCCCGATAAACTCTGTAACCGATTTAAGAAGCGTGCTCGGATATTTTTTAGTTCAGAAAATGGCCGCGACTATTTTAAAACGGTGATCATCGGCTATGTACTCAAAGACCGACATCTACGCGCCAAATTTGAAAAGAAACTGTTCCAACGTAACTATGTCCGCGAGTGCGTTTGCGCTTACGATAAACTGGCTGGCGGAGCAAGTAAGACAGAGGAGCTGCACGAGAATTTTGGGTACCAAAAGAAGTTTGAATTGGTTATGCCCTGCCCTCGCAATAGTCACTTCTTCGCCCGCTTTATTATCATGACCAGTAACCATGATATGGATGAAGCTGGTGTACTGCGTGAGTTAAAGCCAAAGCTAGTCGAACTGCATAAAGATTTTGCCAATCAATATATTAGCAGTATCAACCCAGTTATCGATTATCAGTACATCAAGGCAAACTCGTTACGTGTATTAGAAAGCCTAGCCAAGGGGCTCAGCCGCAAAGAGGCCGCTGAGAAACTCTACTTAACAGTACGTGGTATCGACTACCATATCGAACTAATGAAAACCGCTTTAGCGGCTCCTAACATTCCCAATGCGATCTACAAAGCCTGTGCGTTGAGCTTAATAAGATAG
- a CDS encoding LysR family transcriptional regulator, producing MNTTDLNVVLKIAEHQSITAAANHLDMSSSAASIALKRIEKELGAELFVRTTRQLRLSAAGEQYLPICQQALDLLKQGQKALNDDPQAINGEVRMAMSSEMGRHLMRRLLNEVMAAHQELAIRFHVGDSQVDFYRDGVDVALRAMAQGAAEESNFYGFKICNIPHVLCASPQYIAEHGVPTNPTELGEHNALLYKLYKVINDQWVVTRAGKTYKVKMRSNRAGNDGDLVRRWCIDGAGIAKKSAIDVAEDLLAGRVQRFMTDYTIPRTELWLVLPSRQMISPAIRLIRDRLKEQVSFIRLKLINSGVLAEHEWPE from the coding sequence ATGAATACAACTGATCTTAATGTGGTACTAAAAATTGCAGAGCATCAATCGATTACGGCAGCAGCCAACCATTTAGATATGAGCTCTTCTGCCGCCAGCATTGCGTTAAAGCGGATTGAGAAAGAGTTGGGAGCAGAGTTGTTTGTGCGGACCACACGACAACTGCGATTATCCGCCGCTGGTGAACAATATTTGCCCATTTGCCAACAGGCACTGGACTTATTGAAACAGGGGCAAAAGGCACTCAATGATGACCCTCAAGCAATAAATGGTGAGGTACGTATGGCGATGTCATCGGAAATGGGTCGCCACCTTATGCGGCGCCTGTTGAACGAGGTAATGGCAGCACACCAAGAGTTAGCCATCCGTTTTCATGTCGGTGACAGTCAGGTGGATTTCTATCGTGATGGGGTGGATGTGGCGTTGCGAGCGATGGCGCAGGGCGCGGCCGAGGAATCCAACTTCTATGGATTTAAGATCTGCAATATCCCCCATGTGTTGTGTGCCTCACCGCAATATATCGCCGAACATGGTGTGCCCACCAACCCCACCGAGCTCGGTGAGCACAATGCGCTGTTGTATAAACTCTATAAAGTGATAAATGACCAGTGGGTTGTGACCCGTGCAGGCAAAACCTATAAGGTAAAGATGCGCAGTAATCGTGCCGGTAATGATGGCGATTTGGTTCGGCGCTGGTGTATTGATGGGGCGGGGATCGCTAAGAAGTCAGCCATTGATGTTGCAGAGGACCTGCTGGCGGGACGAGTCCAACGGTTTATGACCGATTACACCATTCCGCGTACGGAGTTGTGGCTGGTATTGCCGAGCCGACAGATGATCTCACCGGCTATTCGCCTTATCCGCGACCGACTTAAGGAGCAGGTTAGTTTTATCAGGTTAAAGCTGATTAATAGTGGAGTGCTGGCAGAGCACGAGTGGCCGGAGTAG
- a CDS encoding DUF4437 domain-containing protein codes for MRTLKLTAIAALFTTLALPAIAADHTVISTDNIDWGMLNPARGDASPKAADLWGDRTKDMATGMLVKFQKGFSSPPHIHNISYRGVVIEGLMHNDDKHADKMWLPSGSFWTQPAGESHITAANGEDNLIYLEIDSGPYLVQPEEHAFDNGERPINVDESNVFWLNVNDATWLDSGHAQIAYLWGAPEAANGSFVKLPAGFNGSIGNAKGLKAVVVKGTASYRWNEEKALTKLTPSSFFSSDTQGQHIIKTESEVVLYVKSNGQFSVK; via the coding sequence ATGCGTACATTAAAACTGACCGCTATCGCTGCTCTATTTACAACACTAGCTTTGCCAGCCATCGCTGCCGATCACACCGTTATCTCTACCGATAACATCGACTGGGGCATGCTCAACCCTGCCCGTGGCGACGCGAGCCCGAAAGCCGCTGATCTATGGGGCGATCGCACCAAAGATATGGCTACTGGCATGCTGGTGAAGTTTCAAAAAGGGTTCTCTTCACCACCACACATTCACAACATCAGTTACCGCGGTGTGGTAATTGAAGGGTTGATGCACAACGACGACAAACACGCTGACAAAATGTGGCTACCAAGTGGCTCTTTCTGGACTCAACCTGCTGGTGAAAGCCACATCACCGCCGCCAATGGCGAAGACAACCTAATCTACCTAGAGATCGACAGTGGTCCCTACTTGGTGCAACCAGAAGAGCATGCATTTGATAACGGCGAACGCCCAATCAACGTTGATGAAAGCAACGTATTTTGGCTGAATGTGAATGACGCCACCTGGCTGGACTCTGGTCATGCACAAATCGCATACCTATGGGGCGCACCGGAAGCGGCAAATGGCAGCTTTGTAAAACTGCCTGCCGGTTTCAACGGCAGCATCGGCAATGCCAAAGGCTTAAAAGCGGTGGTGGTAAAAGGGACGGCAAGCTACCGTTGGAATGAGGAAAAAGCGCTAACCAAGCTAACACCAAGCAGCTTTTTTAGCTCAGATACACAAGGCCAACACATTATTAAAACCGAATCCGAAGTGGTGCTGTACGTGAAGTCCAACGGCCAGTTCAGTGTGAAATAG
- a CDS encoding rhodanese-like domain-containing protein, producing the protein MMKHFGRLAAVSLAVALTAGCSTTTVTDSAAVAQDQSSHALKSAVPQDPALRLTTAEVMNILAGADADNYVLIDSRPATKFLAGHVPGAISIPKAKMQQQLATLPKDKTLVFYCGGLNCPLSPAAAKMAMANGFSKVKVWYEGSPGWAQAGNYSIIETKGLQKLQTSNKPFVLVDSRPAMKFQQAFIPGAVSLPKAEFPRKKHLLPGDKSTMVVFYCGGYHCQLSHQSAKMAIDEGYSKVSVYAAGSPEWKQAGLPMWGSQGSAGMQTAKTGLAETIEPAELTQLMAAGNVTIVDVRTAEEYAAGHLPGAVHVFDEDFIYKSEAALAKLPASGRVVLVCASGARAGGAYATIQAETNYANKAKVQYLDSSISYAADGSYTVGQ; encoded by the coding sequence ATGATGAAACACTTTGGCCGTTTAGCCGCTGTAAGCTTGGCAGTGGCGTTAACTGCGGGTTGCAGCACCACTACCGTGACTGACTCCGCTGCCGTAGCTCAAGATCAATCTTCGCATGCGCTCAAAAGCGCTGTACCTCAAGACCCAGCTTTACGCCTTACTACAGCTGAAGTGATGAACATTTTAGCTGGTGCAGATGCGGACAATTACGTGCTTATCGACTCGCGCCCAGCCACCAAGTTCTTGGCTGGTCATGTTCCCGGAGCAATTAGCATCCCCAAAGCGAAGATGCAGCAACAACTAGCAACATTGCCAAAAGATAAGACTTTGGTGTTTTACTGTGGCGGTTTGAACTGTCCACTTAGCCCAGCGGCAGCAAAGATGGCAATGGCCAATGGTTTCAGCAAAGTAAAAGTATGGTACGAAGGCAGTCCGGGTTGGGCTCAAGCGGGTAATTACAGCATCATTGAGACCAAGGGTTTACAAAAGCTGCAAACCAGCAACAAACCGTTTGTGTTAGTTGACTCACGCCCAGCGATGAAATTTCAACAAGCCTTCATTCCAGGGGCGGTATCGTTGCCAAAGGCAGAGTTCCCCCGTAAAAAACATCTCCTTCCTGGTGATAAGTCGACCATGGTGGTGTTTTACTGTGGAGGCTATCACTGCCAGCTAAGCCATCAGAGTGCCAAGATGGCCATCGACGAAGGTTACTCCAAGGTGTCGGTATACGCGGCTGGCTCACCTGAATGGAAACAAGCGGGTTTACCGATGTGGGGCAGTCAAGGCTCTGCTGGTATGCAAACGGCTAAAACCGGTCTTGCTGAAACAATTGAGCCTGCAGAGCTGACTCAATTGATGGCTGCCGGTAACGTTACCATTGTTGATGTACGTACTGCAGAGGAATACGCTGCTGGGCATTTGCCTGGTGCGGTGCATGTATTCGATGAGGACTTCATCTACAAATCTGAAGCAGCCTTGGCTAAATTACCAGCCAGTGGTCGGGTGGTATTGGTTTGTGCCAGTGGCGCTCGAGCCGGTGGTGCTTACGCTACCATTCAGGCCGAAACAAACTACGCCAACAAGGCCAAAGTACAATACCTCGACAGCAGCATCAGTTACGCTGCAGATGGCAGCTACACCGTTGGTCAATAA
- a CDS encoding TonB-dependent receptor encodes MRFNPALSSLIVAIGAAPITALAATNTAVEPIERMVVTGSRIQRTETSSYAPITVFDAADIEATGVTSVEALLQRMSASAGFAGNQTNAYWTDGGYGSTQVNLRGIGVNRTLVLLNGRRMVNSGTGANASVDLNTIPLSIIDRVEVLKDGASAIYGADAVAGVVNIITRDYVDGFEISARGGQTDHGDGEEVNLDLTFGTISDNSSVYVAMSYDKTEEVKMTSRAECPLAEVDGELVCSGSSHISEGRGHYLDSDGNPVGDSVLLLPDGSKPYSSDDSLNYFKYFNAVQPIERFNLFSAGEIDINHNLTFFAEAMYTRRETEMTATPQTVKNVVIPSWHESNPTDQDFLLESRRLGEAPRDFYVETDTWRIVNGLRGELGDNWSWDAAINWGRNTGSFEVTNVINNTNLANATDYDSCSADPAVPCANFWGQNSLTDEMLDYLLVDTKDSGGNEQLSFTTNITGDLFELPAGMVAIAAGFEHRQEEGWSDPDDLTVSGEANTAQQDAIDGDYRANEVYLEANVPLLVDAPLAQKLEMTAALRYSDFDTFGDDTNYKLGLQWQLNQVVTLRTTKSTAFRVPNIPELFGGISQGYMNTTDPCSDWTSLDPNSNRYANCRAAGVPSDYQQDGTTLTDRGGNPDLKPEEADTLTVGLVINVPGIDSLSFTVDYYDIEIENAINSVNGSSKLAACYDSADMSHPFCSDDQFSRDPVTGEVTYLQTQLGNAATETVSGIDFGAFFAHSLAGFDTNTTLELSYLDEYSIQTYQGAPVEHREGTIGYDGSYTKWRGNLYFTAAKNEWQGSYNVQYIGGADDQYANEGDIGDSVGSVFYHNVQLSYDINPQINLMAGIDNLFDRDAPYHQSYTDGNTNTMTYDLLGRRYYVGIKMIM; translated from the coding sequence ATGCGTTTTAATCCTGCTTTATCGTCTCTCATCGTAGCCATTGGCGCGGCTCCTATAACGGCGCTGGCGGCAACAAACACCGCCGTAGAACCAATTGAACGCATGGTCGTTACCGGTAGTCGGATCCAGCGAACAGAGACCAGCTCTTACGCCCCAATCACGGTATTTGATGCTGCGGATATTGAAGCAACAGGGGTGACTTCGGTAGAGGCGTTATTGCAGCGGATGTCGGCTTCCGCCGGCTTTGCTGGCAACCAAACCAACGCCTACTGGACCGACGGCGGCTATGGCTCAACTCAGGTCAATCTGCGTGGCATCGGTGTTAACCGCACGTTAGTACTGCTGAATGGTCGCCGCATGGTTAATAGTGGCACCGGTGCCAACGCCTCAGTGGATCTCAATACTATTCCCCTAAGCATTATCGACCGTGTTGAAGTATTAAAAGACGGTGCGTCTGCCATCTATGGTGCTGATGCAGTTGCTGGGGTGGTCAACATCATCACCCGAGATTACGTCGATGGCTTTGAGATCTCTGCCCGTGGCGGCCAAACCGATCACGGTGATGGCGAAGAGGTTAACCTCGATCTCACCTTTGGTACCATTAGCGACAACAGCAGTGTCTATGTCGCCATGAGTTACGACAAAACCGAAGAGGTTAAGATGACCAGCCGCGCAGAGTGTCCATTGGCGGAGGTTGATGGCGAGCTGGTTTGCAGTGGCAGTTCCCACATTAGCGAAGGGCGCGGCCACTATCTTGATAGCGATGGCAATCCTGTAGGGGATTCAGTGCTGTTGCTCCCCGATGGCAGCAAACCTTATAGCAGTGACGACAGCCTTAACTACTTTAAATACTTTAATGCGGTGCAGCCAATTGAACGATTTAACCTGTTCAGCGCCGGTGAGATAGACATCAACCACAACCTCACCTTCTTCGCTGAAGCGATGTATACCCGCCGCGAAACTGAGATGACCGCAACCCCACAAACCGTGAAAAACGTGGTGATCCCCAGCTGGCACGAATCAAACCCGACTGATCAGGACTTTCTGTTAGAAAGCCGCCGCTTGGGCGAAGCACCACGAGACTTCTATGTAGAAACCGATACTTGGCGAATTGTTAATGGGCTCCGTGGCGAGTTAGGCGATAACTGGAGCTGGGACGCAGCGATCAACTGGGGGCGTAATACCGGCAGCTTCGAGGTAACCAATGTTATCAATAACACTAACTTGGCCAATGCCACTGATTACGACAGTTGCAGTGCCGATCCAGCCGTTCCTTGTGCCAACTTTTGGGGGCAAAACTCGCTTACTGATGAGATGCTGGATTATCTGTTGGTCGATACCAAAGACAGTGGTGGCAATGAGCAACTCAGTTTTACTACTAACATTACCGGCGACCTGTTTGAACTGCCTGCGGGCATGGTTGCTATTGCAGCCGGCTTTGAACATCGCCAAGAGGAGGGTTGGAGCGACCCCGATGACCTCACCGTAAGTGGCGAAGCCAACACCGCCCAGCAAGATGCCATTGACGGTGACTACCGTGCTAATGAGGTTTACCTTGAAGCGAACGTACCGCTATTGGTTGATGCACCACTGGCACAAAAGCTAGAGATGACTGCGGCGCTGCGCTACTCCGATTTCGATACCTTTGGCGACGATACCAACTACAAGCTGGGGCTGCAGTGGCAGCTTAATCAGGTAGTGACTCTGCGCACCACTAAGTCAACCGCCTTCCGAGTACCAAATATTCCCGAGCTATTTGGTGGGATCTCGCAAGGCTACATGAACACCACCGATCCTTGCTCCGATTGGACATCATTGGACCCAAACTCCAACCGCTACGCTAACTGTCGTGCCGCTGGTGTGCCAAGCGACTACCAGCAAGATGGCACAACCTTGACCGATCGCGGCGGTAACCCTGATCTGAAGCCAGAAGAAGCAGACACCTTAACCGTCGGCTTAGTCATTAACGTACCGGGGATCGACAGCTTAAGTTTTACCGTTGATTACTACGACATTGAGATTGAGAACGCCATCAACTCAGTTAATGGTTCAAGCAAGCTCGCCGCCTGCTACGACAGTGCCGACATGAGCCACCCATTCTGCTCTGACGATCAGTTTAGCCGTGACCCAGTAACCGGCGAGGTAACCTATCTGCAAACCCAGTTGGGCAACGCCGCCACAGAAACCGTATCGGGCATCGATTTTGGCGCCTTCTTCGCCCATAGCCTCGCCGGATTCGACACCAATACCACCCTAGAGCTGAGCTACTTGGATGAATACAGCATTCAAACCTACCAAGGGGCACCAGTTGAACATCGCGAAGGCACCATCGGCTATGACGGCAGTTACACCAAATGGCGTGGTAATCTTTATTTCACCGCAGCGAAAAATGAGTGGCAAGGCAGTTATAACGTGCAGTATATCGGTGGTGCTGATGACCAATACGCCAATGAAGGTGATATCGGCGACTCCGTCGGCTCAGTGTTTTACCACAACGTCCAGTTGAGTTACGACATCAACCCGCAGATCAACCTAATGGCCGGCATCGACAACCTGTTTGATCGTGATGCGCCATATCATCAGAGCTATACCGACGGTAATACCAACACCATGACCTACGACTTACTGGGTCGACGCTACTACGTTGGTATTAAGATGATAATGTAA
- a CDS encoding peptidase has product MSKLTKWMSMQQLHHRMMLVLALPMLIWIISGSYFVWMDLGYIRGDHYRQQPLQLNSIQLNYPLAKVLAQHPNADQVELVTVAQHPFYLVTTDRPLLIDAINGKVLPQLSALQAQTVAQANMPSDATVTTVTAIQQDPPAELSARHLPVWQVSFDDAVSSTLYVSMQSGEVVSRRHHFWRLFDWFWRFHIMDYDDGVDIDNALLLTTSIFSIVAVLAGIWLQLKRLQRGRI; this is encoded by the coding sequence ATGTCAAAATTAACAAAATGGATGTCGATGCAGCAATTGCATCACCGTATGATGCTCGTGCTCGCACTGCCAATGTTGATCTGGATTATCAGTGGCAGCTACTTTGTGTGGATGGATTTGGGCTACATTCGGGGCGATCATTACCGCCAGCAGCCACTTCAACTCAACTCAATTCAGCTTAACTACCCACTCGCAAAAGTCTTGGCGCAACACCCTAACGCAGACCAAGTTGAGCTGGTGACGGTCGCCCAACACCCCTTTTATTTGGTTACCACCGACCGACCTCTACTTATCGATGCGATTAACGGTAAAGTGCTACCCCAGCTCTCGGCACTGCAGGCGCAAACGGTAGCACAAGCCAATATGCCCAGTGATGCTACCGTAACAACCGTCACCGCCATTCAGCAAGACCCGCCAGCTGAGCTGAGCGCCCGCCACCTACCGGTATGGCAAGTGAGTTTCGACGATGCGGTCTCCAGCACACTTTATGTGTCGATGCAAAGTGGTGAAGTGGTTAGCCGTCGCCATCACTTTTGGCGACTGTTCGACTGGTTCTGGCGCTTCCACATTATGGATTACGACGACGGCGTCGACATCGATAACGCTCTGCTACTGACCACCTCAATTTTCAGCATTGTGGCGGTTCTGGCCGGTATTTGGTTGCAGCTGAAGCGATTGCAGCGAGGGCGAATATAA